The following proteins are encoded in a genomic region of Planktothrix agardhii NIES-204:
- a CDS encoding hypothetical protein (hypothetical protein VVA0884): protein MQVVKPQTANWKPPKNLPQNWRTIRLSEIEQQPYGVYRSRNGLAVIISCCRYEDNKNWIHLSISRKDKLPSWSEFVQVKEIFLGKESTAIQVIPPRSQWVNDHPFCLHLWQCLDETSIPDFRIEGTI from the coding sequence ATGCAAGTAGTTAAACCCCAAACAGCTAACTGGAAACCACCAAAAAATTTACCTCAGAATTGGAGAACTATTAGATTATCTGAAATTGAACAACAACCTTATGGCGTTTATCGGAGTCGAAATGGTCTAGCAGTCATAATAAGTTGCTGTCGTTACGAAGATAACAAAAACTGGATTCATTTAAGTATCTCTCGAAAAGACAAGCTCCCTTCTTGGTCGGAATTTGTTCAGGTCAAAGAGATTTTCCTTGGTAAAGAATCGACAGCAATTCAAGTAATTCCCCCTCGTTCACAGTGGGTAAATGATCATCCATTCTGTTTGCATCTTTGGCAATGTTTAGATGAAACTTCAATCCCTGATTTTCGCATAGAGGGAACGATTTAA